Proteins encoded within one genomic window of Rhinoderma darwinii isolate aRhiDar2 chromosome 5, aRhiDar2.hap1, whole genome shotgun sequence:
- the C5H7orf78 gene encoding putative uncharacterized protein C7orf78 homolog, with amino-acid sequence MFADIKHPGDNERRYLFSRQAKFNAKEKLAVERSNNFVFANPIPEHNIWKKPPDFSVRLYKSQNLPRRLEGYDMKERRNINQILKKKEMEVIKDAPPPPLKKSKEPERFLTRFKPMEPFEANILYVKNGVYPKDQFKDPKPHDFRQCGTDIPDFVTSYSRDPLNLKFKAQGLSSSCELPPIEAKQSRVKVERFIIHKPAAPQWDPELILPRSPWPAKSASYTRHRRRRGVYSAFMDRVEEKFTGSNQDSNEILKSLKEGLKC; translated from the exons ATGTTCGCCGACATCAAACATCCGGGCGATAACGAACGTCGTTACTTGTTCTCCAGACAAGCGAAATTTAACGCAAAGGAGAAACTGGCCGTGGAAagaagcaacaattttgtgtttgcGAATCCAATTCCAGAGCATAATATCTGGAAGAAGCCTCCGGACTTCAGCGTCAGGTTGTACAAATCGCAGAATTTACCAAGAAGGTTGGAGGGATACGACATGAAGGAAAGGAGGAACATAAATCAGATTCTTAAAAAAAAGGAGATGGAGGTCATTAAAGACGCCCCTCCCCCACCGCTGAAGAAATCAAAGGAACCCGAGAGATTTCTTACGAGATTTAAGCCAATGGAACCATTTGAAGCCAATATATTATATGTTAAAAATGGCGTCTACCCTAAAGATCAATTTAAGGATCCCAAGCCGCACGACTTCAGACAG TGCGGGACGGACATCCCTGATTTTGTTACCAGTTACTCCCGGGATCCGCTCAACCTTAAGTTTAAAGCCCAAGGTCTGAGTTCCT CGTGTGAACTTCCACCAATAGAAGCCAAGCAGAGCAGAGTGAAGGTAGAACGTTTCATCATACACAAGCCGGCCGCCCCACAGTGGGATCCAGAACTTATTCTACCCAGAAGCCCCTGGCCGGCCAAGTCTGCGTCATATACT AGACACAGAAGACGACGCGGTGTATACAGTGCATTCATGGACCGGGTGGAAGAAAAATTCACTGGCAGCAATCAA gactCCAACGAAATCCTGAAAAGTCTAAAGGAAGGATTAAAATGCTAA
- the LOC142653066 gene encoding uncharacterized protein LOC142653066, producing MDASAGRSPQGRTVGQVSSAGAGGGVSWPAVSRASVEGGVTMAMSLVERSVSAVTWQRYSAVWQVWEVLLENAQAGIADRQACLLYFIGNAYSEGASAATVARSLSALAFWFKKKGEEDVTKSFLVRQAMKGFRRGSAVRDRRKPVSFELLVAICELLREVCVSAFEVRLFTLAFSLAFFGAFRISELVSASKSVAGGLLYADVDLDGSCLSCLLRRSKTDQEGRGFVVRLYELPGSRVCPVRGFREFVAVRPEGPASLLVHADGLSLSKFQFSQVFKKCILLSGRGGAGFSSHSFRIGAATEAARWGLSPAMVKKIGRWESDRYRLYVRPHLL from the exons atggacgcgtccgctgggaggtcacctcagggacgtacgg tgggacaggtttcgtctgctggcgccgggggcggagtctcatggcctgccgtgtccagagcatctgtggaaggtggtgtgacaatggcgatgtcgcttgtggaaaggtcggttagtgcggtaacgtggcagaggtacagtgcggtatggcaggtatgggaggtgttgttggaaaatgcgcaggcaggtattgcagatcggcaggcgtgtttgctgtattttataggaaatgcgtacagtgaaggggcgtctgcagcaacggtcgctcgcagtttgtcggccttggctttttggtttaagaagaaaggtgaggaggacgtgactaagtcctttctggtgcggcaggcaatgaagggtttcaggaggggctcCGCAGTTAGGGAccgcaggaagccggtgtcatttgagctgttggtagcaatTTGTGagttgttgagggaggtttgtgtttcagcattcgaagtacggctatttacactggccttttctttggctttctttggggcgttccggatatcggagttggtgtcggccagtaagagtgtggcagggggtttattgtacgctgatgtggatttggatggctcctgcctttcttgtttgctccgtagatctaagacagatcaggaagggagaggttttgtggtgcgtttgtatgagttaccagggtcgcgggtgtgcccggtccgcggttttcgggagtttgttgcggtgaggcctgagggcccggcatccttgttggttcatgcagacgggctgtctctgtcaaaattccagttttcacaggtgttcaaaaaatgtattctgttgtccggcagaggtggagcaggttttagctctcattcctttagaattggcgcagctacggaagcagctcggtggggtctatccccggcgatggttaagaagatcggcaggtgggagtcagacagatataggttgtatgtgcggcctcacttgctttga